The Triticum aestivum cultivar Chinese Spring chromosome 5A, IWGSC CS RefSeq v2.1, whole genome shotgun sequence genomic sequence caattttcgagggtagagtattcaacccaaatttattgattcgacacaaggggagccaaagaatatttgcacgtattagcagctgagttgtcaattcaaccacacatggagattaattatctgaagcaaagtgatcagtaacaaagtaatatgataatttcgatagtagtagcaatggcaatagcaacagtaacagtgatatcaatgattttgtagcaagtgtaacagaaacaacaatagtagtaacttagcaagaacactgtaagagaaattcataggcattggatcggtggattcgttggatgatattcatcatataacagtcataacctagggcgatacgacactagctccagttcataaatataatgtaggcatgtatttcgtaaatagtcatacgtgcatatggaaagaacttgcatgacatcttttgtcctaccctcccgtggcagcggggttcaaTTGGAAACTacgagatattaaggcctccttttaatagcgaaccggaacaaagtattaacacatagtgaatacatgaactcctcaaactatggtcatcacctgaAAGTATCCCGACTTCTatcactccggggtttacggataataacacgtaataggtgaccataacttgcaagatcagatctagaacatagatatggtgataacataaatggttcatatctgaaatcatggcacccgggcccaaagtgacaagcattaagcatggcaaagtcatagcaacatcaatcacagaacataatggatactagggatcaatccctaacaaaactaactcgattacatgatgaatctcacccaactcctcaccgaccagcgagcctacgaaggaattactcactcccagtggggagcatcatggaattggcgagggagaagggttggtgatgacgaagatcaaagatccccctctccggaatcccaaacggactccagatctggcctcccgatgaagaacaggaggcggcggctccgtctcatgaaacacgataattctttctttccgattttttctcaaaaaataggattttatagggttggaatcagggtctgcggggccaccaggtgggcacaacccacctgggcgcgctaggagggggggcgccctggtgggttgtgctcacccagggtcccccctccggtggttcttggctccagtacaTTTCTTGGTTCTCTTCGTACAAGTCTGGTGAGTTTGGTTTAGCCTATATGGGCGATGACACAGGTCATCGTGTTGCTGGAGTAGGTGACATCCAAATCAACATGTTTGACGGAGTTGAGCGGATGCTTCGGGGAGTCAGGCATGTGCCAGGGCCAAGGAGAAATCTAATTTCGCTTGGTGTTCTTCATGATAGTGGTATGGAATTCTGCTGTGATCGGgataagaaaaccatgaaaatcATGAAGGATGGGGTGACTGCGATGATAGGAGAAAGAACGGCTTCACATCTTTACAAGTTGCAAGGGAACTCTATTGCAGGTGGAGCCATGGTGAGTGAAGCTGCAGGAGTAGCAATGGAGTCCCACGGTGGCGGCGGGTCTAACCCGTCGGGTAGCTCTCAGTGAGCTACAAAGAAGACAACCCAAGTCCGGAGTACATTGAGGTTCGAGTATGGGTGACTTctaggtggtggagaatattcgtcaATGTGGAGTTTGTTATatttgtgtcgaatattatgtacGTAAGGGGTTACGTGGACTTGGAGTTGTAATTGGTGCGGTTAGGTACGAGTCGTGTAGGAGTCGCATAcgttgtatcctaggcctcttatgTACGGAAGAACACCACACGTTGTAACCCATGACGATTTGATAGCAACAGGTACGCGGGGGAGCCGACGGCTTTTGTGCCGACGCCCGAGCGGCCGGTGTTGCGGTATCTTGGGAAGGAGCGCCCCTAGTCAATGCCCTgtggatgtagccatatcgatgaacctcgttaacaaatatcgTCTCTCGGTGTGTTGTCTTTGATCTTGCATTAGCGTTTTATTCTAACAATCTACTTGAGAGTCCGTCCTCAGTACCATAGAAGTGTCACGTGTCTTCTAACACAGTGCAATCATAGATGCTCATcatacacgcacatacactcatctATAAATGCACGCATGCACATCTTATCTATATGAGCACCTCTAGTTATTGAACCGACACAACATCTTAAGATTGATGAAGTCATTATAGACACATAATAGTCCATGAAAAATACTGATCTCGGTGCCGCAGACGAGTACGTCGAAGCTGCCAAATTCTGCAATTCCGTCCATGCATGCTCCTTAATTGACTAGCATGTTGACTACCATTAAGCTCAGTATCTACTACAACGTGCCAGGTTGAATTTCCCCATGCGGTGTTAGCTTCAGTCACAAATTAACAATCCATGCATAGAGGTAGCCAGGTAGGACAACAAAGATGCATGTATCTGGCAATTTTGTACGCTAACCATAGACACACCCCTTCTAGCTCTATGTCAACATGATGGGTCTCTGGTCCAATTTTCCAGCTCTTTCTTTATTCTTGCCATCAGAAGAAAATATTCGTACGTAGCTAGCCACAAACCCTCGCCCTGGTCAAAAGTCTCACTCCACCCCCTCGTGCTCACCCAGTCTCACTAACGCGTTGCCAACATGCCATGCACTCACACTGTGAAACGGACTCCTCACTTGTTCTTTACAGTTTAAACTCAAAGGTACACATCAAATACACAGAAGGTACAAATCGACCGATATATTCCGCTGGTGTTTCTCTCCCATATATAGCTATCAAGAGCTTGCAAGCAGCCTGACACCCTCACTACCCTAGAAAACGCAAAGGCAAAACATATGGATCACAGCAAGAACTGCGACCATGGCCTGGCAGAGATCGAAGCGCTGCTGCGTCGGGAGCAGGAGCTCGTGACGCAGCTCCGAGCGCTCATCCTTCCACAACTCCACAACGTGGATAGCGGGTCGGCCGAGCTCGCCGCCCAGCTCTTCGACGACGTGATCGGCTGCAGCACCAGCGTCGTATCTAAGCTCTTCACTGCTGGAAGTGGAGCGACCATCGAGCTCATCGACGACAAGTCCTTAGTGAGGAAGAAAAGTCCTagtactgctgctgttgctgctgctgctgctatcgaTGACAAGATGGACGAACAGGCGAAGCCTAGCTGCATCGTTGGTCGAAAGAGAAGGTGCGTGTATATGTGATATGCATGGATATTCATCGTTTCCAGTTAATCTCATGGCTCGTGCATGCACACAATAGTAGGTCGTCGATCAGGCTAATCGATTCTAAATTCAATTGGGACATGTTATATATCTTCAATTCGCATGATCAAGATCACTTCTAAACAAATACCTCACATCTTGTAGGAGGAACGACGGCAAGCGATCAAGATCACTCGTGACCAATGTTCCGCATTATGATGGTCACCAGTGGAGAAAATATGGGCAGAAGAACATCAACGGAAGGCAACATGCTAGGTAACTAATTACACTAAACAAAACACACATACTCTCTTCGTCCACGAATAgatgtacatctagcttttgttttaagtcaaaattttaaaattttgaccaactttataaaaaAGAATAATAGCATGTATGACATCTAATTGATACattatgaaagtacatttcaaaacCAATCTAGCGATACTAATTTGGTGCCTTAAATGCTACTACTTTTTCCTATAaaattggtcaaagttttaaaattttgacttaGGAGAAaacctagatgtacacttattcgtggacggagggagtacatctttcGTTAGCAGAAGAGTATAGCTGGTTATGGACAACCAATCATGCGctaggtcaaagttttaaaactttaacTTAGGAGAAAACCCAGATGTATACTTAttcgtggacggagggagtacatctttcGTTAGCAGAAGAGTATAGCTGGTTATGGACAACCAATCATGCGCTAAGATTAAACTTGTGATTAAACAGGAGCTACTACAGATGCACCTACACAGAACGGAACTGCTCAGCAACTAAGACAGTTCAGCAACAAGATCAAGATGGCGGCGGTTCTATTTATTCCGCAGACGCTGGTGAGGATCAGGGTGCAAAGTACACTGTCGTGTACTACGGTGATCACACATGCAAGGCCGGCGACAACATCAGTAACAACATTATCGATCATCTGCCCAATCTTGTAGATATAGATCTTCGGAGGGGTGAAACAGAGCGAGTAACGGCAGAAATTTCAGAGTTCGACATGGAATTAGATGTGCCGGCTCTGCTAGAGGTGTTCAACAATTCTCAGCTGAATTGGGAGATCGTATGCTAGCCAGTTAGTAGACATATTTGTTTAACTTAAGCATGTTTGGGTGAGTGCTCAAATTGGATGGTAAATTATTTCAATGGTTCTTGATGAATGATTCTTTAGAAACACAGTACCGACACATACGTTTACAACACGCATGCATACACAACCCTATGAATGCACATATGAAAGCTGTATttatgagcatctccgagagacCGAGCCGACAtctcttgagattgacgaagtagCCACAATCACCTTATAGTTGACGGGCATGTCATATGGGTAAAAAAAATATTACCACAAAGCCTGAAATAAATACAGTTAATAATGCGAGCATCCCAAAAGTTTGGGGAATGATCAAAACATGGCTAGGCCAATGTCGTTACACGGTTAGAGTTTGGGGAATGACCAAAACATGGCTAGATTTACACGATGTCCATCCTACGGATTGGAGAGGCATGGTTTCCGTCAAGGAGTGGTGGCGCAACATAGCTTCCGGGAGGTCACAATCTCGAAGGGCACTTCTTTCCCTTATGCTTCTTATCTCTTGAGAAATTTGGAAAGAGCGAAATGCACGTGTGTTCCGCAGCACGGCAATTCCGGTCGGGGTGCTTGTGACTCGCGTCAAAGCGGAAGCTTCGCTGTGGTGCCTTGCCGGGGCGAAATATTTGTGCAATATAAtgccgcgagagtgatgcttgtaaTCTGGTCTTTTGGCCAAGACTCTTAAACCTTCTTCTtattcaatgaaaatggcaagccttttgccttgtttcaaaaaataaTAATGCGAGCATCCCTGCCATGTCTAGGACGTTGGTTTCACCACAGGAAAGCTAACCATCAAAGTTATGCCAAGTTCTTGATGAATATTGATTGCGAATTTGCAATGCTAGCAAATATCTTACTCAACATGCCTATAATCAAAGGTTCAATAAGAAGGGAACCTATGGTTTGATAAACTCCTTTATTAAACTAAACCTGCTTCCAATTAAAT encodes the following:
- the LOC123101300 gene encoding probable WRKY transcription factor 70, encoding MSVAAELHLDTGEDVVHPTTLSPDDLMLSRACKQPDTLTTLENAKAKHMDHSKNCDHGLAEIEALLRREQELVTQLRALILPQLHNVDSGSAELAAQLFDDVIGCSTSVVSKLFTAGSGATIELIDDKSLVRKKSPSTAAVAAAAAIDDKMDEQAKPSCIVGRKRRRNDGKRSRSLVTNVPHYDGHQWRKYGQKNINGRQHARSYYRCTYTERNCSATKTVQQQDQDGGGSIYSADAGEDQGAKYTVVYYGDHTCKAGDNISNNIIDHLPNLVDIDLRRGETERVTAEISEFDMELDVPALLEVFNNSQLNWEIVC